The following proteins are encoded in a genomic region of Gossypium hirsutum isolate 1008001.06 chromosome D05, Gossypium_hirsutum_v2.1, whole genome shotgun sequence:
- the LOC107906257 gene encoding uncharacterized protein gives MQKLLMEQYGAFKKGQMLPIYDAQKIATMKAADKGFIVGWPSDNLHALDSSEQVNAADASQLDGTRQNSNLMPIASGHISCQLLPPGIPNQNLIVMRAKKRKSMTFELVSWHREVTQGRSRPQDISAAEAGWAHAANRLIEAENEPEMIEDWPPVLRSKRRLILTTQLMQQLHCAPPRAVLSADAIKNYETVVYFVARLGLGEACSSAYICESDKAVPSESGSTLPEKVKKRKQSILKAAEQFVIAAEQFVITAKKLENDLQSLDKRSSILDLRLECQDLEKISLINRFAKFYGRGQADRAETSSTSAAIASPPKFFIQRYVSAVPMPRNVPDKVQCLPL, from the exons ATGCAGAAACTTCTGATGGAACAGTACGGGGCATTTAAAAAGGGGCAAATGTTGCCTATTTATGATGCTCAGAAAATTGCCACAATGAAGGCTGCAGACAAAGGATTTATCGTTGGTTGGCCTTCTGATAATTTGCATGCTCTTGATTCTAGTGAGCAGGTTAATGCTGCTGATGCTAGTCAGCTGGATGGTACCCGGCAAAATTCAAACCTCATGCCAATAGCAAGTGGACATATCTCCTGTCAGTTACTTCCTCCCGGTATTCCAAATCAGAACTTGATTGTTATGAGAGCAAAAAAGCGTAAAAGTATGACATTTGAGCTTGTATCATGGCATAGAGAAGTGACACAAGGTCGTTCAAGACCTCAGGACATCAG TGCGGCTGAAGCAGGATGGGCACATGCAGCAAATCGATTGATTGAG GCTGAAAACGAACCTGAAATGATTGAAGATTGGCCGCCTGTGCTTAGATCAAAAAGAAGGCTTATCTTGACAACACAGCTTATGCAGCAACTACATTGTGCTCCTCCAAGAGCAGTTCTTTCTGCAGATGCTATAAAAAACTATGAGACTGTGGTCTATTTTGTTGCCAGATTAGGCTTAGGAGAAGCATGCAGCTCAGCATATATATGTGAAAGTGATAAAGCTGTTCCTTCTGAGAGTGGAAGCAC CCTCCCTGAAAAGGTTAAGAAGAGAAAGCAGTCCATCTTAAAGGCTGCAGAACAGTTTGTCATCGCTGCGGAACAGTTTGTCATCACTGCAAAGAAGCTGGAAAATGATTTACAGAG TCTGGACAAGAGATCCTCAATCTTGGACTTAAGATTGGAATGCCAGGATCTAGAGAAGATCTCACTCATCAATCGTTTTGCCAAGTTCTATGGTCGGGGACAAGCTGACAGGGCCGAGACCTCATCGACCTCTGCAGCAATTGCTAGCCCTCCCAAATTCTTCATCCAGAGATATGTTTCTGCAGTACCGATGCCTAGGAATGTTCCTGATAAGGTACAATGTCTTCCACTTTGA
- the LOC121217680 gene encoding eukaryotic translation initiation factor 3 subunit E-like: MQNWDIALEELNRLKEIIDSKSFSSPLNQVQSRIWLMHWSLFIFFNHDNGRTQIIDLFNQDKEEVDELCRTLEEKEDSSCTASDQFSCITI; this comes from the exons ATGCAAAACTGGGATATTGCTCTTGAAGAACTTAATCGTTTGAAAGAAATAATCGATTCCAAG AGCTTCTCATCACCTTTGAACCAAGTTCAGAGTAGAATATGGCTTATGCATTGGAGCCTCTTCATCTTTTTCAACCATGACAATGGAAGAACACAGATCATTGACCTATTTAATCAAGACAA GGAAGAAGTAGATGAGTTGTGCCGAACATTGGAAGAGAAAGAGGACAGTTCATGTACTGCCTCAGATCAGTTTTCTTGTATCACAATATAA
- the LOC107903223 gene encoding kiwellin has product MANILRLASLSVFFFFIIYSPLFSNALSDCNGPCRDLNDCSGQLICIDGKCNDDPDVGTHICRGSSPSPPTGNCQPSGSLQCQGQIYPTYKCSPPVTSSTKAKLTNNDFSQGGAGGGPSECDEQYHSNSERIVALSTGWYNGGSRCEKMIRIKASNGKNVTAKVVDECDSMRGCDEEHAYQPPCKNNIVDASDAVWSALELNKDVGIVDVTWSMA; this is encoded by the coding sequence ATGGCAAACATTTTACGTTTAGcctctctttctgttttcttcttttttataatttattctccCTTATTTTCTAATGCTCTCTCCGATTGCAATGGTCCATGTCGAGACTTGAACGATTGCTCTGGTCAGCTCATTTGCATCGACGGCAAATGCAATGATGACCCTGATGTGGGGACTCATATCTGTCGAGGAAGTAGCCCCTCACCTCCGACTGGGAACTGCCAGCCCTCTGGTTCTCTTCAATGCCAAGGCCAAATTTATCCTACTTATAAATGCTCACCTCCAGTTACATCCTCCACCAAAGCTAAATTAACAAACAATGATTTTAGTCAAGGTGGTGCTGGAGGGGGTCCGTCTGAATGTGATGAGCAATACCATAGCAACTCCGAGCGTATAGTGGCGCTTTCCACTGGGTGGTATAATGGTGGGTCAAGGTGCGAGAAGATGATACGGATCAAAGCGAGCAATGGGAAAAATGTGACAGCTAAGGTGGTTGACGAATGTGACTCCATGCGTGGTTGTGATGAAGAACATGCATACCAACCTCCTTGTAAGAATAACATTGTTGATGCGTCTGATGCAGTGTGGAGTGCTTTGGAGCTCAATAAAGATGTGGGAATTGTAGATGTTACATGGTCCATGGCCTAA
- the LOC107906260 gene encoding protein LYK5 produces the protein MGANTSEPTSSRTPRTRSTQFPRTPASHLSPSPSTSESNPTTAAYTNTSSYTKDTSWDTSLSCQSSLSSLRESLSENPHIYDITEIRTATNNFLAKRYSSTSSSAVSAAACWRCNLRGRDTVVFQRKFRRKIQTSQLKERLSIICRSNHMSIIKLLGASISGDHIYLVYEFIQGSNLVECLRNPRNPSYTVLSTWISRMQIATDLAHGLDYVHNNTGLNLSIVHNHIKSSSIIVTEPFFNAKICHFGTTQLRSETDAIETLETGSSKRETEIKESNASFRELKRYDSGDRHFEGLRDYMSPEFRSSGSVTQKSDVFAFGVVILELLSGEEPLKYRYDKETGDFLRTSVIDTATAAMAEGREGLRQWVDRRMNDSFPVEVAEKLIRLALDCVHVDPDNRPDMGRVAGKISKLYLESRIWLDNVKVPTGISVSLAPR, from the coding sequence ATGGGAGCCAACACGTCGGAACCTACCTCATCCCGAACTCCACGAACTCGCTCGACTCAGTTCCCTCGAACTCCAGCGAGTCACCTGAGCCCATCTCCCTCCACTTCTGAATCTAATCCCACCACCGCAGCCTACACTAACACTTCATCTTACACGAAAGATACGTCGTGGGATACCTCGCTGTCATGTCAATCTTCTCTTTCAAGCCTCCGCGAATCCCTCTCCGAAAATCCTCACATCTACGACATAACCGAAATCCGAACTGCCACCAACAACTTCTTAGCCAAGCGCTACTCCTCCACTTCCTCCTCTGCCGTCTCTGCCGCTGCTTGCTGGCGCTGCAACCTCAGGGGCCGTGATACTGTCGTTTTCCAACGCAAGTTTCGCCGTAAAATCCAGACGTCTCAACTGAAAGAACGACTGTCCATCATTTGTAGAAGCAATCACATGAGTATAATCAAACTCCTCGGCGCTTCCATATCCGGCGATCATATTTACCTTGTTTATGAGTTCATACAAGGATCAAATCTCGTTGAGTGCTTGAGAAACCCTAGAAACCCGAGCTATACTGTTCTCTCGACGTGGATTTCGCGAATGCAAATCGCTACGGACCTCGCTCACGGTCTCGACTATGTTCACAATAACACCGGATTAAATCTCAGCATCGTTCATAATCACATTAAGAGCAGTAGCATTATTGTCACAGAGCCTTTTTTCAATGCCAAGATTTGCCATTTTGGAACGACACAGCTTCGTAGCGAAACGGACGCCATCGAAACGCTAGAAACCGGCTCTTCGAAACGAGAAACAGAAATCAAAGAAAGTAACGCGAGTTTTAGGGAATTGAAGAGATATGATAGTGGAGATAGGCATTTCGAAGGGTTGAGAGATTACATGTCGCCGGAATTCAGATCCAGCGGCAGCGTGACACAGAAATCTGATGTTTTCGCCTTCGGAGTAGTGATTTTGGAGCTACTATCCGGGGAGGAACCGTTGAAATACCGATACGACAAAGAAACCGGTGATTTTCTAAGGACATCTGTGATAGATACTGCTACGGCAGCCATGGCGGAGGGAAGGGAAGGGTTGAGGCAGTGGGTTGATAGGAGGATGAATGATTCGTTTCCAGTTGAGGTGGCGGAGAAGTTGATACGACTAGCGTTGGATTGCGTACACGTGGATCCTGATAACCGGCCTGATATGGGACGCGTGGCAGGGAAGATATCCAAACTTTATCTTGAGTCGAGGATTTGGTTGGATAATGTAAAAGTTCCAACAGGCATTTCGGTCTCCTTGGCACCCAGATGA
- the LOC107906258 gene encoding uncharacterized protein isoform X2, whose translation MASQADLSVNNMSLEIRKKKLSGQQKKEVLEREISMLQKMLNQEEKMHEILTRVHHQEAGSSISIPNFLPPKTKELLAELAMVEGEIARLESQISQLRLDLKQEKEATKAKQWQPGSLMSYLQGHPSTTSNPNPIKQGGQEKVVFETKALHFISKAIKGDYTLSDFSLNERMDSRLLSEQKENQFQGEVKFQERVPRKSSLLKAASPLRDLRHPSPKLRERIPESNWDLPPKSLSSTLLSEESNQNWHPNKLSENIMKCLNFIFVRLLRTSRAMELEKSGPITRFMSTPLSSRSFRVESTLNPKSSLGSQKESRQQDPYGIFDMEESIPRDIGPYKNLVIFASNSMDPKCISSSIPLLKKLRVLMSNLQKVDLRSLTYQQKLAFWINMYNACIMHGYLQYGVPNTPEKFLTLMNKANLNVGGNTISAQAMEHYILRKPASSNMKEKDDKDDQEAIVRKLYGLQLMDPNVTFALSCGTRSSPAVRIYTADGVAAELEKSKLEYLQASIAVTNTKKIALPELLLRNMFDFSVDMTSLVQWVCQQLPTSGSLRKSMVDCFRSHNSGKVSITVEKIPYDFEFQYLLAM comes from the exons atCTCCATGCTTCAGAAAATGCTAAATCAAGAAGAAAAGATGCATGAGATTCTAACACGAGTACATCATCAAGAGGCTGGCTCTTCCATCTCCATCCCCAATTTCCTCCCTCCAAAG aCGAAGGAGCTGTTAGCAGAGCTGGCTATGGTTGAGGGTGAGATAGCTCGTTTAGAAAGCCAAATAAGCCAACTTCGACTTGATCTAAAACAGGAAAAGGAAGCTACCAAGGCAAAACAATGGCAACCTGGGAGTCTAATGTCTTACCTTCAAGGCCATCCATCCACTACATCTAACCCAAACCCCATTAAGCAAGGTGGTCAGGAAAAGGTGGTTTTTGAGACAAAAGCTTTGCATTTCATTAGCAAAGCTATTAAAGGGGATTATACTCTTAGCGACTTCAGTCTGAACGAGAGAATGGACTCAAGATTACTTTCTGAGCAGAAAGAAAACCAGTTCCAGGGAGAGGTTAAATTTCAAGAGAGGGTTCCTAGGAAAAGCAGTTTGTTGAAGGCAGCTTCGCCTTTACGAGACCTTCGGCATCCATCGCCCAAG CTAAGGGAACGTATTCCAGAGTCGAACTGGGACCTCCCGCCGAAATCTCTATCGAGTACACTGCTTTCAGAAGAGAGCAACCAGAATTGGCATCCCAACAAGCTATCTGAGAATATCATGAAATGTTTGAACTTTATTTTTGTCAGGCTACTTAGAACATCAAGAGCAATGGAACTGGAGAAATCAGGCCCTATTACCAGGTTTATGAGCACTCCCTTAAGCTCAAGAAGCTTTAGGGTGGAAAGTACTCTAAATCCAAAGTCAAGCCTTGGGTCACAGAAAGAATCGAGGCAACAAGACCCCTATGGTATCTTCGACATGGAAGAGTCTATTCCAAGGGACATTGGCCCTTACAAGAACCTGGTCATATTCGCATCAAACTCAATGGACCCCAAATGCATTTCAAGTTCTATTCCTTTACTTAAAAAGCTAAG GGTGCTGATGAGCAATCTCCAGAAAGTGGACCTGAGATCGTTGACTTACCAGCAAAAATTAGCATTCTGGATCAACATGTACAATGCCTGCATCATGCAT GGATATCTCCAATATGGTGTGCCTAATACCCCAGAAAAGTTTTTGACACTGATGAACAAG GCAAATCTCAACGTTGGAGGCAACACAATAAGTGCGCAAGCAATGGAGCACTATATTCTGAGGAAACCAGCATCTTCAAACATGAAAGAG AAGGATGACAAGGATGATCAAGAAGCCATTGTCCGCAAACTTTATGGACTCCAATTGATGGATCCGAATGTCACATTTGCCCTGAGCTGCGGAACTCGGTCTTCTCCTGCA GTGAGAATATACACGGCTGATGGAGTTGCAGCTGAACTGGAGAAATCAAAATTAGAATACTTGCAAGCTTCAATTGCGGTGACCAACACAAAAAAGATTGCACTCCCTGAGCTTCTGCTTCGAAACATGTTTGATTTTTCAGTTGATATGACCTCATTGGTCCAGTGGGTTTGTCAGCAGTTACCCACATCTGGTTCACTAAGGAAATCAATGGTGGACTGCTTCAGGAGCCACAATAGTGGCAAGGTATCCATCACTGTGGAGAAAATACCATATGACTTCGAATTCCAATATCTGTTGGCAATGTAA
- the LOC107906258 gene encoding uncharacterized protein isoform X1 yields MASQADLSVNNMSLEIRKKKLSGQQKKEVLEREISMLQKMLNQEEKMHEILTRVHHQEAGSSISIPNFLPPKTKELLAELAMVEGEIARLESQISQLRLDLKQEKEATKAKQWQPGSLMSYLQGHPSTTSNPNPIKQGGQEKVVFETKALHFISKAIKGDYTLSDFSLNERMDSRLLSEQKENQFQGEVKFQERVPRKSSLLKAASPLRDLRHPSPKLRERIPESNWDLPPKSLSSTLLSEESNQNWHPNKLSENIMKCLNFIFVRLLRTSRAMELEKSGPITRFMSTPLSSRSFRVESTLNPKSSLGSQKESRQQDPYGIFDMEESIPRDIGPYKNLVIFASNSMDPKCISSSIPLLKKLRVLMSNLQKVDLRSLTYQQKLAFWINMYNACIMHGYLQYGVPNTPEKFLTLMNKANLNVGGNTISAQAMEHYILRKPASSNMKEAYQKDDKDDQEAIVRKLYGLQLMDPNVTFALSCGTRSSPAVRIYTADGVAAELEKSKLEYLQASIAVTNTKKIALPELLLRNMFDFSVDMTSLVQWVCQQLPTSGSLRKSMVDCFRSHNSGKVSITVEKIPYDFEFQYLLAM; encoded by the exons atCTCCATGCTTCAGAAAATGCTAAATCAAGAAGAAAAGATGCATGAGATTCTAACACGAGTACATCATCAAGAGGCTGGCTCTTCCATCTCCATCCCCAATTTCCTCCCTCCAAAG aCGAAGGAGCTGTTAGCAGAGCTGGCTATGGTTGAGGGTGAGATAGCTCGTTTAGAAAGCCAAATAAGCCAACTTCGACTTGATCTAAAACAGGAAAAGGAAGCTACCAAGGCAAAACAATGGCAACCTGGGAGTCTAATGTCTTACCTTCAAGGCCATCCATCCACTACATCTAACCCAAACCCCATTAAGCAAGGTGGTCAGGAAAAGGTGGTTTTTGAGACAAAAGCTTTGCATTTCATTAGCAAAGCTATTAAAGGGGATTATACTCTTAGCGACTTCAGTCTGAACGAGAGAATGGACTCAAGATTACTTTCTGAGCAGAAAGAAAACCAGTTCCAGGGAGAGGTTAAATTTCAAGAGAGGGTTCCTAGGAAAAGCAGTTTGTTGAAGGCAGCTTCGCCTTTACGAGACCTTCGGCATCCATCGCCCAAG CTAAGGGAACGTATTCCAGAGTCGAACTGGGACCTCCCGCCGAAATCTCTATCGAGTACACTGCTTTCAGAAGAGAGCAACCAGAATTGGCATCCCAACAAGCTATCTGAGAATATCATGAAATGTTTGAACTTTATTTTTGTCAGGCTACTTAGAACATCAAGAGCAATGGAACTGGAGAAATCAGGCCCTATTACCAGGTTTATGAGCACTCCCTTAAGCTCAAGAAGCTTTAGGGTGGAAAGTACTCTAAATCCAAAGTCAAGCCTTGGGTCACAGAAAGAATCGAGGCAACAAGACCCCTATGGTATCTTCGACATGGAAGAGTCTATTCCAAGGGACATTGGCCCTTACAAGAACCTGGTCATATTCGCATCAAACTCAATGGACCCCAAATGCATTTCAAGTTCTATTCCTTTACTTAAAAAGCTAAG GGTGCTGATGAGCAATCTCCAGAAAGTGGACCTGAGATCGTTGACTTACCAGCAAAAATTAGCATTCTGGATCAACATGTACAATGCCTGCATCATGCAT GGATATCTCCAATATGGTGTGCCTAATACCCCAGAAAAGTTTTTGACACTGATGAACAAG GCAAATCTCAACGTTGGAGGCAACACAATAAGTGCGCAAGCAATGGAGCACTATATTCTGAGGAAACCAGCATCTTCAAACATGAAAGAG GCTTATCAGAAGGATGACAAGGATGATCAAGAAGCCATTGTCCGCAAACTTTATGGACTCCAATTGATGGATCCGAATGTCACATTTGCCCTGAGCTGCGGAACTCGGTCTTCTCCTGCA GTGAGAATATACACGGCTGATGGAGTTGCAGCTGAACTGGAGAAATCAAAATTAGAATACTTGCAAGCTTCAATTGCGGTGACCAACACAAAAAAGATTGCACTCCCTGAGCTTCTGCTTCGAAACATGTTTGATTTTTCAGTTGATATGACCTCATTGGTCCAGTGGGTTTGTCAGCAGTTACCCACATCTGGTTCACTAAGGAAATCAATGGTGGACTGCTTCAGGAGCCACAATAGTGGCAAGGTATCCATCACTGTGGAGAAAATACCATATGACTTCGAATTCCAATATCTGTTGGCAATGTAA